One region of Natronorubrum aibiense genomic DNA includes:
- the thsB gene encoding thermosome subunit beta, which produces MSQRMQQGQPMIVMSEDSQRVKDKDAQDYNISAARAVAEAVRSTLGPKGMDKMLVDSMGSVTITNDGVTILQEMDIDNPTAEMIIEVAETQEDEAGDGTTTAVAVTGELLKNAEDLLEQDIHPTAIIKGFHMASEQAREEIDDIASDIDTDDEELIRKTAETSMTGKGTEVNKEHLAQLIVDAVRQVTVEDEEGNNVVDLEFLNLETQTGRAVGESDLLEGGIVDKDPVHDNMPTEVEDADILLLNEAIEVEETDVDTEVSVTDPDQLQKFLDREEKQLRDKVDHIVDLGADVVFCQKGIDDLAQHYLAKEGILAVRRAKKSDLEFLSEVVDAAVVSDLESATEADLGFGDVTRDDEDEMFYVEGEDAHGVTLLLRGSTEHVVDELERGVNDALDVVAQTVSDGRVLAGGGATEVELASRLRDYADSVSGREQLAVEAFADSLELVPRVLAENAGLDSIDTLVDLRAAHDDGDVQAGLNVFSGDVENTFDAGVVEPAHAKEQAVTSAAEAANLVLKIDDIISAGDLSTDKGDDEEGGAPGGMGGMGGGMGGMM; this is translated from the coding sequence ATGAGCCAGCGAATGCAGCAGGGACAGCCGATGATCGTGATGAGCGAAGACTCCCAGCGCGTCAAGGACAAGGACGCGCAGGATTACAACATCAGTGCAGCCCGTGCAGTCGCCGAGGCTGTACGCTCGACACTCGGTCCAAAAGGGATGGACAAGATGCTCGTCGACTCGATGGGATCGGTGACGATCACCAACGACGGCGTCACCATCCTTCAGGAGATGGACATCGACAACCCGACGGCCGAGATGATCATCGAAGTCGCCGAGACCCAGGAGGACGAGGCCGGCGACGGCACCACGACCGCCGTCGCAGTCACGGGCGAACTCCTCAAAAACGCCGAGGACCTGCTCGAGCAGGACATCCACCCGACGGCGATCATCAAAGGCTTCCACATGGCGAGCGAGCAGGCCCGCGAGGAGATTGACGACATCGCAAGCGACATCGACACTGACGACGAGGAACTCATCCGGAAGACAGCCGAGACCTCGATGACTGGCAAGGGCACTGAGGTCAACAAGGAACACCTCGCCCAGCTGATCGTCGACGCCGTCCGCCAGGTTACCGTCGAAGACGAGGAGGGGAACAACGTCGTCGACCTCGAGTTCCTCAACCTCGAGACCCAGACCGGCCGCGCCGTCGGCGAGTCCGACCTGCTCGAGGGCGGCATCGTGGACAAAGACCCCGTCCACGACAACATGCCGACCGAGGTCGAAGACGCCGACATCCTGCTGCTGAACGAGGCGATCGAGGTCGAGGAGACCGACGTCGACACCGAAGTCTCCGTCACCGACCCCGACCAGCTCCAGAAATTCCTCGACCGTGAGGAGAAACAGCTGCGCGACAAGGTCGACCACATCGTCGACCTCGGTGCTGACGTCGTCTTCTGCCAGAAAGGCATCGACGACCTCGCCCAGCACTACCTCGCCAAGGAAGGCATCCTCGCCGTCCGCCGTGCCAAGAAGTCCGACCTCGAGTTCCTCTCGGAAGTCGTCGACGCCGCGGTCGTCTCCGACTTAGAGAGCGCGACGGAAGCGGACCTCGGCTTCGGCGACGTCACCCGCGACGACGAGGACGAGATGTTCTACGTCGAGGGCGAGGACGCCCACGGCGTCACGCTCCTGCTGCGCGGCTCGACCGAGCACGTCGTCGACGAACTCGAGCGCGGTGTCAACGACGCACTCGACGTCGTCGCACAGACCGTCTCCGACGGCCGCGTGCTGGCCGGCGGCGGTGCGACCGAGGTCGAACTCGCCTCGCGACTCCGTGACTACGCCGACTCCGTCTCCGGGCGCGAGCAGCTCGCTGTCGAAGCCTTCGCCGACTCGCTCGAACTCGTCCCACGCGTGCTCGCCGAGAACGCCGGCCTCGACTCCATCGACACGCTCGTCGACCTGCGTGCGGCCCACGACGATGGCGACGTGCAGGCCGGTCTGAACGTGTTCTCGGGCGACGTCGAGAACACCTTCGACGCTGGCGTCGTCGAGCCGGCCCACGCCAAAGAGCAGGCCGTCACCTCCGCTGCCGAGGCCGCAAACCTCGTCCTCAAAATCGACGACATCATCTCCGCCGGTGACCTGTCGACCGACAAGGGCGACGACGAAGAGGGCGGCGCACCCGGCGGCATGGGCGGCATGGGCGGCGGCATGGGCGGCATGATGTAA
- a CDS encoding SOS response-associated peptidase, whose protein sequence is MCGRYTLMVDQTTLEDRFDARVSNASGEPESITPRYNMAPGQQLPVVMDDAPDTIQHLEWGLVPSWADDDSGGLINARAESIAEKPSFREAYERRRCLVPADGFYEWVETESGKQPYRVSFEDDRVFAMAGLWERWEPATTQTGLDAFGGGVDDATDTGPLETFTIVTTEPNDLVSELHHRMAVILEPENEREWLTADDPQALLEPYPADELRAYPVSKAVNDPSTDDPSVVEPLES, encoded by the coding sequence ATGTGCGGTCGCTACACACTGATGGTCGACCAGACGACCCTCGAGGACCGCTTCGACGCTCGAGTCTCGAATGCAAGCGGCGAACCGGAGTCGATCACGCCACGGTACAATATGGCACCGGGACAGCAGCTCCCGGTCGTCATGGACGATGCGCCGGATACGATCCAGCACCTCGAGTGGGGGCTGGTGCCATCGTGGGCCGACGACGACAGCGGCGGGCTGATCAACGCGCGGGCAGAGTCCATCGCCGAGAAGCCGAGTTTTCGCGAGGCGTACGAACGGCGACGGTGTCTCGTTCCCGCAGACGGCTTCTACGAGTGGGTCGAGACTGAATCGGGGAAACAGCCGTACCGAGTCAGCTTCGAGGACGATCGGGTGTTTGCGATGGCTGGCCTGTGGGAGCGCTGGGAGCCGGCGACGACGCAGACAGGCCTCGACGCCTTCGGCGGCGGCGTCGACGACGCGACCGACACTGGCCCACTCGAGACCTTTACCATCGTCACCACCGAACCGAACGACCTCGTCTCGGAACTGCACCATCGGATGGCCGTTATCCTCGAGCCCGAGAACGAACGCGAGTGGCTGACTGCCGACGACCCACAGGCACTGCTCGAGCCGTATCCGGCCGACGAACTGCGAGCGTACCCCGTCTCGAAGGCGGTCAACGATCCGTCGACCGACGACCCGTCGGTAGTCGAGCCACTCGAGTCGTGA